In Pseudomonas deceptionensis, a single window of DNA contains:
- a CDS encoding thermonuclease family protein: MTLSSLFGLVRLLKKASLAGAFFMPAIWLASASAAPLCPAPGALTYAWVERVSDGDTLRLKDGRSVRLIGLNAPETGKKGQSAEPFADAARKRLQELVTRSDGRVGLLVGKQPQDRYGRTLAHVFGADGSNLEARLLADGLGYQVAIAPNVELIDCQQAAERSARMAGLGLWRQSPVLAPQQITRSGFALVGGKVSQVQRNRGGLWIDLQGGLVLHIAPNQLANFDQKTLENLQGAQVEARGWVLDRSKRGGLNAGQARWMLSLTHQGMLKAPAH, translated from the coding sequence ATGACCTTGAGCAGCCTTTTTGGTCTGGTCAGGTTATTGAAAAAGGCGTCCCTTGCGGGCGCCTTTTTTATGCCTGCGATTTGGTTGGCAAGCGCGTCGGCCGCGCCGCTTTGCCCTGCGCCAGGTGCGCTGACGTACGCTTGGGTGGAGCGTGTGTCCGATGGCGACACGCTACGGCTCAAGGATGGACGCAGCGTGCGCCTGATCGGCCTCAACGCGCCGGAGACAGGCAAAAAAGGCCAGTCCGCCGAGCCCTTTGCCGATGCCGCGCGCAAACGCCTGCAAGAGCTGGTGACGCGCAGTGACGGTCGTGTCGGCTTGCTTGTGGGCAAGCAGCCACAGGACCGTTACGGGCGCACCCTGGCCCATGTGTTTGGCGCCGATGGCAGCAATCTTGAAGCCCGCTTGCTGGCAGACGGCCTGGGGTATCAGGTCGCGATAGCACCGAATGTCGAACTGATCGACTGCCAGCAAGCCGCCGAGCGCAGCGCCCGGATGGCCGGCCTGGGGCTTTGGCGGCAATCGCCCGTGCTGGCGCCGCAGCAAATTACCCGTTCAGGCTTCGCTCTGGTGGGTGGCAAGGTCAGCCAGGTGCAACGTAATCGCGGCGGCCTCTGGATCGATCTGCAGGGCGGCTTGGTGTTGCACATTGCACCCAATCAACTGGCCAATTTCGATCAGAAAACCCTCGAGAATTTGCAGGGCGCGCAGGTAGAGGCCAGAGGCTGGGTGCTGGACCGCTCAAAACGAGGGGGGTTGAATGCAGGCCAGGCACGCTGGATGTTGTCTTTGACGCATCAGGGGATGTTAAAAGCCCCGGCGCATTAA
- a CDS encoding primosomal protein N' — MPDAILRLALPSPLRRLFDYRAPAGVLRSQLQPGMRLRVPFGRREMIGILVEVVDHSEVPADKLKPAIALLDVTPPLPASLFKLCLWTSQYYQHSLGDTLSWALPVLLRQGELAETRQERFWQISPGARLDDPRIARAPRQREALATLAQHPHGVAHQLLSKLMLSKDSLDLLLAKELVTVEIRRHAPTERHEHWLAQPELPLNSEQRAAYEAIRAGFDHFHAFLLAGVTGSGKTEVYLQLIRETLQAGKQALVLIPEINLGPQTLARFEQRFNARIALVHSAVNDRERLESWLAARDGEADIIIGTRSALFTPMKNPGLIIIDEEHDGSYKQQEGLRYHARDLALVRARQENIPIVLGSATPSLESLHNAYTGRYGLLRLNERAGGAKQPRFLRLDVKSRPLDSGISGPMQQAIGQTLAAGQQVLVFLNRRGFAPTLLCHDCGWMSECQRCDARMTVHQRSGELRCHHCGYVERVPRNCPQCGKVDLRPVGAGTERAEERLGILFPDYPVLRVDRDSTSRKDAMNQLFATIQKGQPCILIGTQMLAKGHHFPRVTLVSILDADGGLFSGDFRASERMAQLIVQVAGRAGRAEEPGRVIIQTHLADHPLLIQLTEQGYFAFAEQALSERRAAGLPPFSHLALLRAEAHKPGQAEGFLDEACCEAERLLGELNLSGIELLGPVPAPMERRAGRYRAQLLLQANARAPLHRLLSQWLLALEQMPSGRQVRWSLDVDPVDLY; from the coding sequence GTGCCCGACGCCATTTTGCGCCTTGCCCTGCCTTCCCCCTTGCGCCGCCTGTTCGATTACCGGGCGCCTGCTGGCGTACTGCGCAGTCAACTACAGCCTGGCATGCGCTTGCGGGTGCCGTTCGGGCGACGGGAGATGATCGGCATTCTGGTCGAGGTGGTCGATCATAGCGAAGTGCCGGCCGACAAGCTCAAGCCGGCGATCGCACTGCTCGACGTGACGCCCCCGCTGCCCGCTTCTTTATTCAAGCTGTGCCTGTGGACCTCGCAGTATTACCAACACAGCCTGGGCGATACCCTGAGCTGGGCACTGCCGGTGCTGCTGCGCCAGGGCGAGCTGGCCGAAACCCGCCAGGAACGCTTCTGGCAGATTTCTCCAGGGGCCAGGCTTGACGACCCGCGCATCGCCCGCGCCCCGCGCCAGCGAGAAGCACTGGCCACCCTCGCCCAGCACCCCCATGGCGTGGCACATCAGCTTTTAAGCAAACTGATGCTGAGCAAAGACAGCCTCGACCTGCTGCTGGCCAAAGAGCTGGTCACCGTCGAGATCCGCCGTCACGCACCGACTGAGCGCCACGAGCATTGGCTGGCCCAGCCCGAGTTGCCGCTCAACAGCGAGCAACGGGCCGCCTACGAAGCCATTCGCGCAGGTTTTGACCACTTTCATGCATTTTTGCTGGCCGGGGTCACCGGTAGCGGCAAGACCGAAGTGTATTTGCAGCTGATCCGCGAAACCCTTCAAGCGGGCAAGCAGGCGCTGGTACTGATCCCCGAGATCAACCTGGGCCCGCAAACCCTGGCCCGTTTCGAACAGCGCTTCAACGCCCGCATCGCCCTGGTGCATTCGGCGGTCAACGACCGCGAACGTCTCGAAAGCTGGCTGGCGGCCCGCGACGGCGAAGCCGACATTATTATCGGTACTCGCTCGGCGCTGTTCACCCCGATGAAAAACCCGGGGCTGATCATCATCGACGAAGAACACGACGGCTCCTATAAACAGCAGGAAGGTTTGCGCTATCACGCCCGGGATCTGGCGCTGGTGCGGGCACGGCAGGAAAACATCCCGATCGTGCTCGGTTCCGCGACACCGTCCCTCGAAAGCCTGCATAACGCCTACACCGGCCGCTACGGCTTGCTGCGCCTGAATGAGCGCGCCGGCGGAGCCAAACAACCCCGTTTCCTGCGCCTGGATGTTAAAAGCCGCCCTCTGGACAGCGGGATTTCCGGACCGATGCAACAGGCCATCGGCCAGACCCTCGCTGCGGGCCAACAGGTTCTGGTGTTTCTTAACCGTCGCGGCTTTGCGCCCACCTTGTTGTGCCACGACTGTGGCTGGATGTCCGAGTGCCAGCGCTGCGATGCGCGCATGACCGTCCATCAGCGTTCAGGCGAATTGCGCTGCCATCACTGCGGCTACGTCGAACGCGTACCGCGCAATTGCCCGCAATGCGGCAAAGTTGATTTACGCCCGGTCGGCGCCGGCACTGAGCGCGCCGAAGAGCGTTTGGGGATTTTGTTCCCTGACTACCCTGTGCTGCGGGTCGACCGTGACAGCACTTCGCGCAAAGATGCGATGAACCAGCTGTTTGCCACGATTCAAAAGGGCCAGCCGTGCATTTTGATCGGCACGCAAATGCTCGCCAAAGGCCACCACTTCCCCCGGGTGACGCTGGTATCGATTCTGGATGCCGATGGCGGCCTGTTCTCCGGCGACTTCCGCGCCAGCGAGCGCATGGCCCAGCTGATCGTTCAGGTCGCTGGCCGCGCTGGCCGCGCCGAAGAACCGGGCAGGGTGATTATCCAGACCCATCTGGCCGACCATCCGCTGCTGATCCAACTGACCGAGCAAGGTTACTTTGCCTTCGCCGAACAGGCCTTGAGCGAGCGCCGGGCTGCGGGGTTGCCGCCTTTCTCGCATCTGGCGCTGCTGCGCGCCGAGGCCCACAAGCCCGGCCAGGCAGAAGGTTTCCTCGATGAAGCCTGCTGCGAGGCTGAGCGCCTGCTGGGTGAGTTGAACCTGAGCGGCATCGAGCTGCTTGGCCCAGTGCCCGCGCCGATGGAGCGCCGCGCGGGGCGTTACCGCGCTCAGCTGCTGCTGCAAGCCAACGCCCGCGCGCCGCTGCATCGGTTGCTCAGCCAGTGGCTGCTGGCCCTTGAGCAAATGCCCAGCGGTCGCCAGGTTCGCTGGTCGCTGGACGTGGATCCGGTGGATTTGTACTGA
- the argS gene encoding arginine--tRNA ligase — protein sequence MKDTIRQLIQQALAQLVTEGVLPEGLTPAIQVENARDKTHGDFASNIAMMLAKPAGMKPRDLAEKIIAALPADEQISKTEIAGPGFLNFFQNTQALASRLDAALADPKIGVRKATPAMRTVVDMSAPNLAKEMHVGHLRSTIIGDGVARVLEFLGDDVIRQNHVGDWGTQFGMLMAYLEENPITSDELSDLENFYRAAKKRFDESPEFADRARSLVVKLQAGDPDCLALWTKFKDISLSHCQKIYEQLNVKLTMADVMGESAYNDDLINVVNDLKAKGMLVESNGAQCVFLDEFKNADGEPLPVIIVKADGGYLYATTDLAAIRYRSGVLKADRALYFVDQRQALHFQQVFAVARKAGFITHPMEMEHMGFGTMNGADGRPFKTRDGGTVKLIDLLNEAKERAYTLVKEKNPELAEDELRAIAKVVGIGAVKYADLSKHRTSDYSFNFDLMLNFEGNTAPYLLYAYTRVAGVFRKLGKGFEEVQGQIVLDAPQEQELAAKLAQFGEVLNNVAEKGTPHTLCTYLYEVAGLFSSFYENCPILNAEDEAQKQSRLRLAALAGRTLKQGLELLGLETLERM from the coding sequence ATGAAAGACACCATTCGCCAGCTGATTCAACAAGCCCTAGCTCAACTCGTCACAGAAGGTGTGTTGCCTGAAGGCCTGACGCCAGCGATTCAGGTGGAAAACGCCCGTGACAAAACCCACGGCGACTTCGCCAGCAATATCGCCATGATGCTGGCCAAGCCAGCCGGCATGAAGCCACGGGATCTGGCTGAAAAAATCATCGCTGCCCTGCCGGCCGATGAGCAAATCAGCAAGACTGAAATCGCCGGCCCCGGCTTTCTGAACTTTTTCCAGAACACCCAGGCCCTGGCCTCGCGTCTGGACGCGGCACTGGCCGATCCGAAAATCGGCGTGCGCAAGGCCACCCCGGCCATGCGTACCGTGGTCGACATGTCCGCGCCCAACCTGGCCAAAGAGATGCACGTGGGCCATTTGCGCTCCACCATCATTGGCGACGGTGTGGCCCGAGTGCTGGAGTTCCTGGGCGATGACGTGATTCGTCAAAACCACGTAGGCGACTGGGGTACCCAGTTCGGCATGCTGATGGCCTACCTGGAAGAAAACCCGATTACCAGCGACGAGCTGTCTGACCTCGAGAACTTCTACCGCGCGGCCAAAAAACGCTTTGACGAGTCACCTGAATTCGCCGACCGCGCCCGTAGCCTGGTGGTCAAGCTGCAAGCCGGCGATCCGGACTGCCTGGCGCTGTGGACCAAGTTCAAGGACATCTCGCTGTCGCACTGCCAGAAAATCTACGAGCAGTTGAACGTCAAACTGACCATGGCCGACGTGATGGGTGAAAGCGCCTACAACGACGACCTGATCAATGTGGTCAACGACCTCAAGGCCAAAGGCATGCTGGTCGAGAGCAATGGCGCCCAATGCGTATTCCTCGACGAGTTCAAAAATGCCGACGGCGAGCCGCTGCCAGTCATCATCGTCAAGGCAGACGGTGGCTATCTGTACGCAACCACCGACCTGGCAGCCATCCGCTATCGCAGCGGCGTGCTGAAAGCCGATCGCGCCCTGTACTTCGTCGACCAGCGTCAGGCCCTGCACTTCCAGCAAGTGTTTGCCGTGGCCCGCAAGGCCGGTTTCATCACCCATCCGATGGAAATGGAACACATGGGCTTCGGCACCATGAACGGCGCCGATGGCCGTCCATTCAAGACCCGTGATGGCGGTACGGTCAAACTGATCGACCTGCTCAACGAAGCCAAAGAGCGCGCCTACACGCTGGTTAAAGAGAAAAACCCGGAGCTGGCGGAAGACGAGCTGCGTGCCATCGCTAAAGTCGTCGGGATTGGCGCCGTGAAATACGCGGACCTGTCCAAGCACCGCACCAGCGACTACAGCTTCAACTTCGACCTGATGCTGAACTTCGAAGGCAATACCGCACCGTACCTGCTGTATGCCTACACCCGTGTGGCGGGCGTGTTCCGCAAACTGGGCAAGGGTTTCGAAGAAGTGCAGGGCCAGATCGTGCTCGACGCACCGCAAGAGCAAGAACTGGCGGCCAAGCTCGCGCAGTTCGGCGAAGTGCTGAACAACGTTGCTGAAAAAGGCACCCCGCACACCCTCTGCACCTACCTGTACGAAGTGGCCGGCCTGTTCTCCAGTTTCTACGAGAACTGCCCGATCCTGAACGCAGAAGACGAAGCCCAAAAACAAAGCCGCTTGCGCCTGGCTGCTCTGGCGGGCCGCACCCTCAAGCAAGGCCTGGAACTGCTGGGCCTGGAAACTCTGGAGCGCATGTAA
- the rpmE gene encoding 50S ribosomal protein L31, producing MKADIHPAYETILVTCSCGNKFETRSNLCKPLGTDVCNECHPFYTGKQKTLDIGGRVDRFKTRFGAFGAKAAAPAAEAEKAAE from the coding sequence ATGAAAGCCGATATCCATCCAGCGTACGAAACAATCCTGGTAACTTGCAGCTGCGGCAACAAGTTCGAAACTCGTTCGAACCTGTGCAAGCCACTGGGCACTGACGTATGCAACGAGTGCCACCCGTTCTACACCGGTAAGCAGAAGACTCTGGACATTGGCGGTCGTGTTGATCGCTTCAAGACTCGTTTTGGTGCTTTCGGCGCTAAAGCAGCAGCTCCAGCAGCAGAAGCAGAAAAAGCAGCCGAGTAA
- a CDS encoding malic enzyme-like NAD(P)-binding protein: MSDLKTAALEYHAQPRPGKLSVELTKPTATARDLALAYSPGVAEPVREIARDPELAYKYTGKGNLVAVISDGTAILGLGNLGPLASKPVMEGKGVLFKRFAGIDVFDIEVDSESPQAFIDTVKRISITFGGINLEDIKAPECFEIERALIEQCDIPVFHDDQHGTAIVTAAGMINALEIAGKTLADAKIVCLGAGAAAISCMKLLVSMGATIENIFMIDRTGVIHSGRDDLNQYKAVFAHATEKRTLADAMEGADVFVGLSGPNLLSAENLLRMAPNPIVFACSNPDPEISPELAHATRNDVIMATGRSDYPNQVNNVLGFPFIFRGALDVRAKRINEEMKIAAANALRELAKLPVPQEVCDAYGGIKLEFGREYIIPKPMDVRLITLISDAVAKAAIETGVATLPYPKNYPLKSVDDVFNG, encoded by the coding sequence ATGTCTGATTTGAAAACCGCCGCTCTCGAATACCATGCCCAGCCCCGTCCAGGGAAACTGAGTGTCGAGCTCACCAAACCTACCGCTACAGCCCGCGATCTAGCGCTGGCTTACAGCCCGGGTGTAGCCGAACCAGTACGCGAAATCGCCCGCGACCCTGAACTTGCCTACAAATACACTGGCAAGGGCAACCTGGTAGCCGTGATCTCCGATGGCACCGCTATTCTGGGCCTGGGTAACCTCGGCCCATTGGCCTCCAAGCCTGTAATGGAAGGTAAAGGCGTGTTGTTCAAGCGCTTTGCCGGTATCGATGTATTCGACATCGAAGTTGATTCCGAGAGCCCACAGGCTTTCATCGACACCGTAAAACGCATCTCCATCACCTTCGGCGGCATCAACCTCGAAGACATCAAGGCACCTGAGTGCTTTGAGATCGAACGTGCTCTGATCGAGCAGTGCGATATTCCTGTATTCCACGATGACCAGCACGGCACCGCTATCGTGACCGCGGCCGGCATGATCAATGCCCTGGAAATCGCCGGCAAAACTCTGGCTGACGCCAAGATCGTTTGCCTGGGCGCCGGTGCAGCAGCCATCTCCTGCATGAAATTGCTGGTGAGCATGGGTGCAACCATCGAAAACATCTTCATGATCGACCGCACCGGCGTGATCCACTCCGGCCGTGACGATCTGAACCAGTACAAGGCGGTATTCGCCCACGCAACCGAGAAGCGCACCCTGGCTGACGCCATGGAAGGCGCAGACGTGTTTGTTGGCCTGTCGGGTCCGAACCTGCTGAGCGCTGAGAACCTGCTGCGCATGGCACCTAACCCGATCGTGTTCGCGTGCTCCAACCCGGACCCGGAAATCTCCCCGGAACTGGCTCACGCCACCCGTAACGACGTGATCATGGCCACTGGCCGTTCGGACTACCCGAACCAGGTCAACAACGTACTGGGCTTCCCGTTCATCTTCCGTGGTGCCCTGGACGTTCGCGCCAAGCGCATCAACGAAGAAATGAAAATCGCAGCGGCCAACGCCTTGCGTGAACTGGCCAAACTGCCAGTGCCACAAGAAGTGTGTGACGCTTATGGCGGCATCAAGCTGGAATTCGGTCGTGAATACATCATCCCGAAACCAATGGACGTGCGCCTGATCACCCTGATCTCTGATGCAGTGGCCAAAGCCGCCATCGAGACCGGTGTTGCAACCCTGCCATACCCGAAAAACTACCCGCTCAAAAGCGTGGATGACGTGTTCAACGGCTAA
- a CDS encoding penicillin-binding protein 1A, which translates to MRLLKFFGWSFVAVFCGLLLVLSGAFLYLSPGLPSVESLRSIQLQIPLRVYTSDGKLIAEFGEMRRSPIKFADIPPNFINALLSAEDDNFANHYGVDPSSLMRAATQLVKSGHIQSGGSTITMQVAKNYFLSSERSFSRKTNEILLALEIERELTKDEILELYVNKIYLGNRAYGIESAAQVYYGKSIRDLSLAQMAMIAGLPKAPSRFNPLANAVRSKERRDWILGRMYKLGKIDQASYEAAIAEPVNASYHVPTPEVSAPYIAEMARAEMVGRYGSEAYTEGFRVTTTVPSNLQELANTAVHEGLIAYDQRHGYRGPESRFPGKTLAVWTQELAKQRPISGLEPAIVTQVDNNGLNVLTRTGEAHVSWNTMKWARKFLNTNSMGPMPKQPSDVAQVGDLIRVQPQTDGSYKFSQVPTVQGALVSLDPDNGAIRSLVGGFAFEQSNYNRAMQAKRQPGSSFKPFVYSAALDNGYTAATLVNDAPIVFVDEYLDKVWRPKNDTNTFLGPIRVREALYKSRNLVSIRLLQSLGVDRTIDYISKFGFNKDDLPRNLSLALGTATLTPMEIATGWSVFANGGYKITPYLIDKIESRNGDTLFVANPPSVPKNAAKDTPPEAAALTIDTINAAPGLPTVETQAVAERIVDGRTAYILTSMLQDVIKLGTGRRALALGRTDLAGKTGTTNESKDAWFSGYNADYVTTVWTGFDQPESLGRREYGGTVALPIWMTYMGGALKGKPAHTQPEPEGILSLRIDPLSGRIASPGTPGAYFELFKSEDTPPTNSELGNSVAPGSPLPADDGAPIDLF; encoded by the coding sequence ATTCGTCTGCTGAAGTTTTTCGGGTGGTCATTCGTTGCTGTGTTCTGCGGGCTGTTGCTCGTGTTGAGCGGCGCGTTTCTCTATCTTAGTCCTGGCTTGCCGTCCGTAGAGTCGTTGAGAAGCATCCAGTTGCAGATTCCTTTGCGGGTCTACACCAGCGACGGAAAGTTGATCGCAGAGTTTGGCGAAATGCGCCGCTCACCGATCAAGTTCGCCGACATTCCCCCCAATTTCATCAATGCCCTGCTCTCGGCAGAAGATGACAACTTCGCCAATCATTACGGGGTCGACCCCAGTAGCCTGATGCGTGCCGCTACCCAGTTGGTAAAAAGCGGACACATACAATCAGGGGGTAGCACCATCACCATGCAGGTGGCGAAGAACTATTTCCTATCCAGTGAGCGGAGCTTTTCCCGCAAAACCAACGAAATCCTGTTGGCCCTGGAGATTGAGCGCGAGCTGACCAAGGACGAAATCCTTGAGCTGTATGTGAACAAGATCTACCTGGGCAACCGCGCTTACGGCATTGAGTCCGCCGCGCAGGTTTACTACGGCAAGTCGATCCGCGACCTCAGCCTGGCGCAGATGGCAATGATCGCCGGCCTGCCCAAGGCGCCTTCGCGCTTTAACCCGCTGGCCAACGCAGTACGCAGCAAAGAGCGTCGCGACTGGATCCTGGGCCGCATGTACAAGCTGGGCAAAATCGATCAGGCCAGCTATGAAGCGGCCATCGCAGAGCCCGTCAACGCCAGCTACCACGTACCTACTCCGGAAGTGAGTGCGCCTTACATCGCTGAAATGGCCCGCGCCGAAATGGTCGGGCGCTACGGCAGCGAGGCTTACACCGAAGGTTTCCGTGTCACCACCACAGTGCCAAGCAACCTTCAGGAGCTGGCCAACACCGCCGTGCATGAAGGCCTGATCGCTTACGACCAGCGCCATGGCTACCGCGGCCCCGAGTCGCGCTTCCCGGGCAAGACCCTGGCCGTGTGGACTCAAGAGCTCGCCAAGCAGCGCCCGATCAGCGGCCTTGAGCCCGCGATCGTGACCCAGGTCGACAATAACGGCCTCAACGTACTGACCCGCACCGGCGAGGCTCACGTTTCCTGGAACACCATGAAATGGGCGCGCAAGTTCCTGAACACCAACAGCATGGGCCCGATGCCCAAGCAGCCTTCCGATGTCGCACAAGTCGGCGACCTGATTCGCGTGCAGCCGCAGACTGATGGCAGTTACAAGTTCAGCCAGGTGCCTACGGTGCAAGGTGCACTTGTATCGCTGGACCCGGACAACGGCGCCATTCGTTCGTTGGTAGGGGGCTTCGCATTCGAGCAGAGCAACTACAACCGTGCGATGCAGGCCAAACGCCAACCCGGCTCGAGCTTCAAGCCTTTCGTTTACAGCGCTGCGCTGGATAACGGCTACACGGCGGCCACCCTGGTGAACGACGCGCCGATCGTGTTTGTCGACGAGTATCTGGACAAGGTCTGGCGCCCGAAGAACGACACCAACACCTTCCTCGGCCCGATCCGTGTCCGTGAAGCGCTCTACAAGTCGCGTAACCTGGTGTCAATCCGCCTGCTTCAAAGCCTGGGCGTGGACCGCACCATCGACTACATCAGCAAATTCGGTTTCAACAAGGATGACCTGCCGCGCAACCTGTCGCTGGCCTTGGGTACTGCGACCCTGACCCCGATGGAAATTGCCACCGGCTGGAGCGTATTCGCCAACGGCGGTTACAAGATCACGCCGTATTTGATCGACAAGATCGAAAGCCGCAACGGCGACACCCTGTTCGTGGCCAACCCGCCAAGCGTGCCTAAAAATGCCGCCAAGGACACGCCACCTGAAGCCGCAGCACTGACCATCGACACCATCAACGCCGCGCCCGGCCTCCCGACGGTGGAAACACAAGCGGTAGCCGAGCGGATTGTCGACGGACGCACCGCTTACATCCTCACCAGCATGTTGCAGGACGTGATCAAGCTCGGCACCGGCCGCCGCGCACTCGCGCTGGGGCGTACCGATCTGGCAGGTAAAACCGGTACGACCAACGAATCCAAAGATGCATGGTTCTCCGGCTACAACGCCGATTACGTCACCACCGTGTGGACCGGTTTCGACCAACCCGAAAGCCTGGGCCGTCGTGAATACGGGGGCACTGTTGCCTTGCCGATCTGGATGACTTACATGGGGGGCGCGCTCAAAGGCAAGCCTGCCCATACACAGCCTGAACCCGAAGGCATCCTCAGCTTGCGGATTGACCCCCTGAGCGGCCGTATCGCCTCACCGGGCACCCCTGGCGCCTATTTCGAGCTGTTCAAGAGCGAAGACACGCCACCGACCAACAGCGAACTGGGCAACAGCGTCGCCCCGGGCAGCCCGCTGCCGGCCGATGACGGTGCGCCAATCGATCTGTTCTAG
- a CDS encoding lipase family protein, producing MSSSSRQNRYSQTSFQLIDERGAGEPYAGLAYEMVDKEGKTCGGYLDAAGVGRPGSPVTGPVVVMFRQPHDRSHAVYARLMDRHYRPLEITELQVRAEQTRYLHEDGSRTRAKPACAGTDIDYYQVEVRHLVEHAGHLPSEVDSHYRPDTETGRPMGFGVGLAADRHTVLEVRPLRVLQPMFSTGSRFCALNLFQLALLADFNDCPFIQKTDHCDALLVNDVAYSRRLEVVPCGPGQEHPGDIHFFDDDGLGAQATGAQAFVTYNDEVTLITVRSTGTMLDALQPGDMEQVHFEEGEGRVHRGFYRAARQVYGFVTDCLDRFCEGQKLLISGHGPGGAIALLLAQMLRCRPDFNHDIVLYTYGAPRAADAVFIKAAESLVHHRVVDHNDPVPSMPGSWMDVRASVSGLGAAPAFVNVPAGLSLFVAGMTRLTGEPYQHHGTLHYLMPVESGPREQSHILWEPVCETVTQHALCRRAIEHPGQLLEAAGHSPQVRYISGCRETLQRYREAFETSSARVTEREVMCVDLAFEQISQQLRTRYREAVTRPGKPVAQTINQLMRELAKVQRTREHLYRLRSKRLSKVDVYGE from the coding sequence ATGTCCTCATCTTCCCGCCAGAACCGCTACAGCCAGACCAGTTTTCAATTGATTGACGAACGTGGCGCAGGCGAGCCCTACGCAGGGTTGGCCTATGAAATGGTCGATAAGGAAGGGAAAACCTGCGGCGGCTATCTGGATGCTGCCGGGGTCGGCAGGCCGGGCAGCCCTGTTACCGGGCCGGTTGTCGTGATGTTCAGGCAGCCACACGACCGTAGCCATGCGGTCTATGCGCGATTAATGGACAGGCACTACCGGCCCCTTGAGATCACTGAATTGCAGGTCAGGGCCGAACAAACCCGCTACCTGCATGAAGATGGTTCCCGAACTCGGGCCAAACCGGCGTGCGCCGGTACCGACATTGACTACTACCAGGTCGAGGTCAGGCATCTGGTCGAGCATGCAGGGCATTTGCCTTCTGAGGTCGATAGCCATTACCGGCCGGATACCGAGACTGGGCGGCCAATGGGGTTTGGGGTTGGTCTGGCCGCTGATCGTCATACGGTGCTGGAGGTCCGCCCTCTGAGGGTCTTGCAGCCCATGTTTTCAACGGGCTCGCGGTTTTGTGCGCTCAACCTGTTCCAGCTGGCGTTGCTGGCTGACTTCAACGATTGCCCCTTCATTCAAAAAACTGACCACTGCGATGCCCTGCTGGTTAACGATGTGGCGTACTCCCGGCGACTGGAAGTCGTGCCCTGTGGCCCGGGTCAGGAGCACCCGGGCGATATTCATTTTTTCGATGATGATGGGTTGGGTGCCCAGGCTACTGGTGCCCAGGCCTTTGTTACCTACAACGATGAAGTCACCCTGATCACCGTGCGCAGTACCGGCACAATGCTTGATGCCTTGCAGCCAGGCGATATGGAGCAGGTACATTTCGAGGAAGGTGAGGGCAGGGTGCATCGCGGCTTTTACCGGGCGGCCAGGCAGGTTTATGGTTTTGTAACAGACTGTCTGGACAGGTTTTGCGAGGGGCAAAAACTGCTGATAAGTGGCCATGGCCCGGGCGGGGCAATCGCTTTGTTGCTCGCGCAAATGCTTCGTTGCAGGCCGGATTTCAATCACGACATCGTGCTGTACACCTATGGCGCCCCTCGCGCAGCGGATGCGGTTTTTATAAAGGCGGCCGAGTCGCTGGTGCATCACCGTGTGGTTGATCACAACGATCCGGTGCCCAGCATGCCGGGGAGCTGGATGGATGTCAGGGCTTCGGTGTCTGGCCTTGGGGCGGCCCCGGCCTTCGTCAATGTGCCAGCTGGGTTGTCGCTTTTTGTTGCGGGCATGACCCGTCTGACCGGTGAGCCTTATCAGCATCACGGAACGCTGCATTACTTGATGCCGGTGGAGTCCGGGCCGCGGGAGCAGTCGCATATCCTGTGGGAACCGGTGTGCGAGACCGTTACCCAGCATGCGCTGTGCAGGCGTGCAATCGAGCATCCCGGGCAATTGCTCGAGGCGGCCGGCCACTCGCCGCAAGTGCGGTATATCTCAGGTTGCCGGGAGACTCTTCAGCGCTATCGGGAGGCGTTTGAGACCAGCTCTGCGCGGGTGACCGAACGTGAGGTGATGTGTGTAGATCTGGCGTTTGAGCAGATATCCCAGCAGTTGCGCACCCGGTATCGCGAGGCGGTGACCCGCCCTGGCAAGCCGGTTGCCCAGACCATCAACCAGTTGATGCGCGAGCTCGCCAAGGTCCAGAGGACCCGCGAGCATTTGTACCGTCTGAGATCTAAGCGTCTCAGCAAAGTGGATGTGTATGGTGAGTAG